The genomic stretch GGAACCATATTAACtgattttaatttagttttattattaaatatgagatttgttttattaaagacGAAGCAATTTAAAGAATATTATTCCAATTTTATTTCTCATGTTTGTGTTACAAGAGGTTTGTGTTACATGCccgccacctgctggacaaACAGTGTAATAGGGTGTTCCTGCCACGAGTAGGCCTACTACTacataataatcataacaataagaatataataagaataagaaaataaatatacagatgtgtttatatgtattttataatttgtattttatatactGTAATGTTAATAATGCTATACTACAGCATAtacattaaattatttcattcaattatttagaatgaaaatatatttaaaaaattgtaaataactcaaataaataatttataatgaataatttgaaatatttatgatcatttaaataaattatttacaatgaataatgcatttgaaaattaaatgcataaaaacaactAACAGATTCACAGTGAGGcaaaagaaaagagtaaaatagTTTATTGTATCAGTAAGGATCATAACATAAGGCACACATACAGTAACTGAGGGTGGACGTCACACCGGTGTCAGCGTCTTTCATCACACAGCCACATCCAGTCTCTGTgcacagaggtcaaaggtcacgacCTCTCGGAGATGCTGAAATCAATGTGACACGTTAGCAGGCGAAACTCTGCAGCTCATAGCACGACGTCAAGCACGCGCAGCCTTtagcaaaaatatattcatatgtaATTATACACCTTTTCTACACACTGAAGCAAATGAATTATACAAAATGCAGTTAACTATCTCGGTGCAATAACTGCTGAGCCGTCAGTAAGAAAGTCCATGCTCGACGTTTTTTTAGCATCAGAGAATTACAGGGTCAAAAAATAGTAGCAGTACCTTTGTCTTAAAACAGTTATAGCAAAAGACGTACAAGTCCGTATAATGCCAAAAATATTAGCTTCgaaaacaaggacacacaaaaGACATCTTTAATACACATGTTAGAGGAGGACTGAAACGTTGGTCCCTTTCAGTGAAGGAGTGCCATGGCTTCTAGATACTTTTTGGTTGAAATACCAGATCCCAGAGTTCACGctttattttaagaataaaatttgaaatattttgagagaaaaataagatCAACGTGAAGGTGATAACTGTTGCATCatagaaaagaaacatttttttaaataccctTTCTTGTAAATTtgttgtatatattattattaattaactgcaattttttattaaaatattacaacttaattCTTAAAAACTCCTAATTGTTTTGCTGGCAGTGGCCCCCGAAACCCATCAtaacaaatcaaaccaaatgaGTGAATTCAGATTAACAGTCTTAGAGATTCTCTCTTTTAGCAAATGAACTTGTGGCATAAGAGACATTTATGatggataattaaaaaaaaggatctgATAAGTTGGTCTTTTCTGTGACAAACATATCGTACGTGGACATTTTTGAGAATCTCAAACACTGCTCAGTAATTTCAGAGTCCTCCTGTTAATATTATCTCGTGGTCCCTCCATCTGCCAGAGGCTAGTACAGGTAGCCTTCAGGGAAAGCCAGCCCCCGGGCGCCCTGCTCCCCTCCGTCAGCCAGGTAGGGGCCCTCCTCTTCGAAGCTGGGCAAGGGGAGTCCCTCCTCCTCGCTGGGGGGCGGGATGGCGTCCGGGTCGGCCTTCAGGCTCGGCCTCTGGTTGTCTGGGAAAGCCATGGAGAACAGCGCCTCGGAGTTGCACACAAACTTGTAGACGTACCTTTCCCCGGCCACCTTCAGgaagagccaatcagaggggAGAGAAATCAGTAACGATTGACATAGTTCGACTTATAACTGTCAGAGTTAAGACACGTGTATCAGACTATACAGttccaaatataaataaataaaaacagaaaggtaAAATCCAACTGATCCCTCATGATAAATGTGTGAATCGTGTTCGCTGCCTCTTACCTTCTGCATGATGCCCTTCTCGTAGTAGTACCTCAGCGAGCGGCTCAGCTTGTCGTAGTTCATGGCCGGTCGATTCTTCTGAATCCCCCAGAGCCGAGCCACCTGGACACCACACAGGAGGAAAACCCATCAGACGTTtgtcttttcattaaatactgtacatataaCTATGTATATACCAGTAGTCCGACAGAAGACCAGATAAAATACTAAACAATCcattaaaatctttattttcctttgacAAATTCCCACATGAGCTTTAGTCGGTGTCTGACCTCTTCGGGGTCGATCAGTTTGAACTCCATGTTGCGTCCTGTCCACACGATCAGGTGTCCGTGGGCCGGGTTGTCGAGCAGCGTGAGCAGGAACTGCCAGAGCTGCAGGGAGCCGCGGCGCTGGTATGGCAAACCCTCCTGCTTCGCTTTACCTGAGAGGACACATTGATCAACTCTTATTATTCCCGGATCGATCACAGAGAATAACTAATAGCcaccatcttttttttcaatcttaCCCTCCAGTCTTTCTGGCACAACACAAGTGTCGTCATAGTACAAGTGTGGCTCTCTGTCGTTACCAAATCCTGCAGGGCAAGTAAATATAGaattagaaaaatgtaaatttgctGGAGTGAGAAACTCGGCACACGCAACTCACCTATGTTGTTGTTCTGGTACAAGACAGAAGACTTTCCATATGATGACGACTGGCAGGTCTGAACCTCTGGAAAGACACAAATCAACACGATCAACCACAAGATCTCTGAACCCTGatcgataaataaatatatactttaAATTACTTGTTTTCTCTTATGTGATTTAGCAGCATGCAACACTGATAAATCACATGAACGAAGGCCATGATACACttcagcagacacagacagatgtggTCGTGTTTTGCGTTTCCACGTGAAGTCAGTGGTCATAAATTTTACATTGCATCCTcacatctgtacacacactCTTGTGACCCTTGCAGACATGTGCAGACGACAAAAACAGATGTGGAACAGCGTCTCCAGCTGCATTAAACATTAACCCACATGATGAATGTTGCATTTGTAAGATGTggcagacaacacacacacacacacacacacacacacacacacacacacacacacacacacacacacacacacacacacacacacacacacacacacacacacacacacacacacacacacacacacacacacacacacacacacacacacacacacacacacacacacacaacctgcgtCGAAGCCAAAGTCTCTCGGCTCCTGTTTGATCGTGACGTGGTTGAAGGTGGTCTGCGGCTGGGCTCGACCTGGATTGGGTGGCCCTTGCTCCGTGTACCGTGGGTCCACCAGCTCCTGTTTGAAAGCTCTGGGGCCTTGGGCCACCAGGGGCTCCGAGAGGTGGCGCTGGTACAGCGGGCGCCCGTCCCGGCTTGAGGTGGGGTACGGCCTCTGTGTGGTTTTGTCCGGCGGGAGGAAGGGCAAGCAGGGCTCTGAGAGCTGCCGCTGGAACCTGAGTCATGGGAGAACGGAAGCAGAGGTTAGAGGGTTTCAAGGGAATTTCTCTCTCCATTAATAACACAGTAATAATCACCTTTGTTCGCTGCTGAAAGCTGCTGCACTGGGACAGCTGGTGGGGGGGCGCGGCAGAGCAAACTGCTGGTTTTGGCTGGTCTGCGGTGGGAGGCCGTGGTGGTGGGAGGGGCTCATGGCAGACACGTGGCTTGGCAGGCAGGTACCGGTCAGCTGCGGGGTCGATGGCTGCAGCTGCCTCTGTAAGGGCGGGGGTCCCGTTGGATGGGGGGGCCCCCGCTGTAGTGCAGGTGTGGAGGCTGGAGTCAGAGCTGGCTTGTTGTCACAGGCACTGAGGTGAGAAGAGACGACAGGAAGTGGGTGAGCGATCAAAATGTGACCCCTGACCCTGTAATGTCCCTGTTATCATGTGATGCATCAGTAATTCAGTACCTGTAACTATAAAGGCACATGTCAGCTTGAGGCGTCCTGCAGGGGGACGGGTCTTTGGACGGACTGGGCTCTCGTTTCACTTTGCTCAGGGCCGGCGCATGAAAcatcactgcaaacacacacatgaataataatCAGTTTATTCGAAATataactgttttatttcagcGACGTGATTTTTTGGGTGTTTAATAACTTCCTTGTTGCTGCAGTGACGACACCACCCGGCCGATGTTCCCATCGCACAGCACAGTGTCGACTTTATCACCTGAGCTGTGAGACGATTTGCCGACGCGACAATAAAGCAGCAATAAATCCACGCTGTACGCGTTTGACGGGAGaacaacatgtctcctttatCGAAGCGATAGCAAAGTGCGTCTTACATATTAACGAATCTGTAATAAACACCCCTTTGGTTTTATTGcttattttataatgtattaatGGAACTGGCCCTAAATACATAACAGCCATGATAgtgcaataataaaataaattacattataattaggataattgttttaattaaaaatataaaacgaCCAAATCTAAGGTCATACTTTACACATATcttttttgttatattattttacttatttgtatctattttaATAGAGCGATGTGTGTGTCAGCGACTGCTCGAGTCTACCAGAGACATACATAAAGGATGTGTGTTGTTCTCCCCGCCGCTCTGAGCGCATCGCCATGAAtattagaggaggaggagaagcagccaCTCACGGTTATTGGACTGGAAATCTGGCACAAACTGCTCGTCATCAGGAACCTGAGCTGTcgggggggaagaggaggaggagagacaggaaatTAAAAGTCGTCTTTTCCTGCAGACGCATCATACTTCATGTTATTTCCTATTATTGTCCAGAATGTAGGACAACAATCCACAATCAAAGCCTTTGGTCAAATACATTCATCCCCAGTTCTCATTTCATGACGCTCGCAGGTCTCACCTTCTGCAATCCAGATTTCTTGGAGCTGGCTCAGATCTTGAAAAAGCTCTAGAAGACAGTTAGGAAACGAATACAAgtaaatataagaaatataagCAACACTTTCATAGATGAAATACTGAGATACATGCTGCCGTTATCTCTTTGAGCTTCGACGTAATATTAACTTTGACaaactattattaatatttattgatCAGCATTCAGAGCAACTTTTATCAGCGAAGGACAAAAGCCTTGtatccacaaataaaaaacGTCCATGCTTTTATCACCTCTGGGCTTGattcctgcagctctctgttcATGCGGGCGTCCAAATCAAGATTCCCCCGATAACAACTGAGCCAAAGTGCAGCTGCTAGACTTCTAACCGGGAGCAGATCCTGGAGTAATTTggttgattgaatttaaggaacTGTTGTTTCAAAATGTTACTATTTGTTCACCAAGCTCTTAAAGGCCTCGCCTCTCATGAGATCACTGATCAGCTGACTCCATACTCTCCCCTCATCCTCACATCAACTCCTTTCAGCCTCTTCTTTCCTGAGCCTTCTCTACTGCCgtctgcacattttccagagtttgtctttcacatatgaagaacgcagcaggagattgtccgggtcagcCGGGATCACAACAAtgggaaaatgtccggaacattcaggtAAGGGGTGGAGCCTGAGTAAATCGTAACCATCTGCCTTTATCTCGAAACgctggctcctctttttcatcctgagatattagcattcttccagttttgcatctgaCGCATCTGACACACTCTGTTGACGTATTCTCAGAtacattttggacattttacttgGAGGCAGACAGGACAAGCTCCGGAATAAAATTTAGTGCACGTTTAAAAGCAgctattttattaatttctcatttctttttacttcatcttgtctttttttctcttttacagaTTTGGATTTTGTCCTCTAGAAATAAATCGGACTTGAGTTAATCATCCACCACTTTTTTTCCAACTCTAACACAGTAAACAGACTTTTCTATACGAGGCGTGATGAGCCTACCCTCTGTGTCCTGAGCCAGCTCCGTGTCCACAAACTTCCTTTTCCTGTCGCTGAGACACGTCTCTGCTTCCTTCTGGAGGTTTAACGACAAAACTGCTCAGTGCACACAAACCGTCAAATACACCAATGCAAAACATCCACAGTTTGCAAAAGAGGAGAAATGCGTGAGAGTTAATGTCATGTGTCACAACTCACACTCTCGGGGCCCACAAAGGGGACCTGCTGGTCATAAAAGCCGTCCATGTTGCAGGAGTCTTCACTCTGGAATGAAGAAGGGATGAGAGGATTTATTAGGGAAACCATCAATGGTGGTGGACTAATTCCCCCTCACACGCCCACTGTcccagttgtgtttttctaacCCCCATAACCTCCCACTGGGTTTACAGTGGCTGTAAACGCGTTGTCGTCAATGAAGGCATTATGCAACCGCCTGTAAATTCAGTCTGACGTGAGCTGCTGGCGTTGAGGAAATAAACAGATGGCAGTCGTACGCTCACAATAAAACGTGACGTCTTGAGATGCTGGTAGACAAACAGACGTTTAAAGATATAATGGCAATGTTTCCCAAAACTGTCCCTTTGAATCGTGCAGGTTGGAAACGATTAGTGCTCGAGTCTGGAAACGTTGTTTTGTCTGAGCCGTCTCCTGAACACCAGGACTTCCTTTAATCGGGAGGTTCTGCAGGATCTTCTTTCACTGGGTTTGAACCACACCAGCAATTTGTGatgttttaagttgttttaacCCATTTATTTGCTTCCAGTATCAAATCTCACTTACATGTCAGTGCTTTTCTACTCTCATCGATTAAAAtctcattaaaacacatttgaatttaGTAATAGCTAATCCAGTCCAATTCAGTGCAACATGAGGGTAAAAGTCCACAAAGTAAACTCCGTCACAAGATGGAAGTCTTACATCTTTACCTTGTAATTATAAGACAGTTATCTCATAATTAAAGCATATGGAAGTTATAATTAAAAGATGGGTGTTCTTTCCTTTACAGTTTCACTGAAAcctctctgcttttgtttgaaGTCTTTGTTTTTGGAGACGGGGAGAAACTACAAAAACCAGCCCAGAAAAAGTGTAGTCATGATCTTggactttaactttaaacagCCACATTAACACAATTATAAATTCAGCTTATTACCACTTTAAGAACACGTCGAGGATTAAAAGACTCTGACTTGGAAAAACTTactaaatgtcatttttttgtattgtctcATGTTACTTAAACAAGTTTCCACAATTCCTTTTGTATGTTCTGCAAAGGACTTTCAACACAACTTATCTTCTCTTGTGTAAACGTGCTGTATACATTTACTTGCCTTGAGCTCATATCTAATTAAAAACATTGGATTTGAAAAGTTGCCTTTGATGTTCACTTGCTATGAAGGCAGGAGCACAAGATGAACCCATGTGATTCCTGTTGGAGGAAACACCAGAAAGTcaagtggagtaaaagtgagaGATTTGTGAATGGAGCTTGGCGTGACGCACGGAGCGTAAAAGCAGTGCAGCACGTTCACGTTGGGAGCAGCTCCTTGTTTTTCTCAATGAAGTGAAACTTGATCCtcgcagggagggagggaggagaggggagggaagggGTGACCATTGAGAAATTTGCCTTCGCCACAGAGAAAATCTCACGACAGcagcaacacgcacacactcacacactcacacacatttacagatgtGTAAAAGATGACACACGCGGGGGAAATGGACGCAAAGTTTCCTTTGATCCTGAGAAAATGGCGTTCGCCTCTTCAACCTGAGCCAGCAGGGACGACATGGTCCCTGGAAACCCCACAAAGAAcgcaacacacgcacacacacgcacggctTCTCGCCGCGGTGACACATCAACAAAGCAGGACTCACTCGTTCGGTGAAGTTTCGTGGCAGCGTGAAAATGAAGTGGACGCAGATTTTCCTTCCTACATCCCCCGCAGCTCCGCGagcaaaaatatatcaaaacacGCCGATCTCCTGTGGATTTTTCTCAATGGAAGAGCTCTGATGCTGGAACTGAACCGAGCCCTGTGCTGCGCTGTCATTGGCCAGAGCGCCGAGTCAGTCAGAGGATGAGCCAATCGGCTTCGAGAGTCCTCTGACGTGCGTGGCTTGAGTGTTTTATGAATGGCTCCATGGATCCACAGCTCTCTTAAAGGGCCAGAGCTGCATTACCATTACCATATGACATCGTAGTGATATAATTACAAACAAAATTATTatgcaacaataaaacaatattaaaataatcttcaattaaataatttcatTAGATTACAGTATTTGTTAAAGAGTATACTGCTATTTGTCATAATACCATAATAATTAACTCTATAGTGTCAATAACTGACCATTACGAGAATATATCATTaatacacacattaacaaacattaatttacttaaatattatacaaaacaataacaaacaatatatattttccaGCTattcctattattattattcagcgTTTCTACAgtattgttttactttgtgtatttatttacacatctaTGTATTTTGGCACCTATGACGATAATAAAGGTTAATAGTATTTGAAATATCCATCAGTCTCTGGAAGTAGAAGTAGACACATTTGTACTCTCCTGAATTtggtaaatatatataagaatCTGAATTCATGTTTAAAACACATGATAGTGTAGACACACTGTACCGACTCTACAgggacacacactctgcagggACAAACACTCTGCAGGGACAAACActctgcagggacacacactctgcagggACAAACActctgcagggacacacacacgtttgacaGATATAATCCAGTATCACACATGACCACCTCCCAGTCCACTGATCTCAGTGGGTGGCCCGGCACTTTCTCCACTTTTAATAACACTTTCCACTCGGTTACCAGTCGCTGCAGAGAGATCACCGAGCACGTGTCCCCTGACTCTGGTGTACACCCGGCGTGCCAGTGCTTTTATAGGCCGGCACTGAAAAGCTGGGGGTTGTAACTCCTAAagcctgaaaacacagcaggcaTCAGAACTGTGGGTTAAGGCCAACGACAAATTGTGACTGTGAATGTGggcgatacaaataaaatctgattgattgattgaacttTGGTCCagaaatggacaaaataaaactaaaagtcaTCAGCCTGGATACAATTTACATCATAGGAGGAATGGGAATTGTAAAGCATATCCAGTTTAGTATTTAAAAGGTTTTGCATTCATATACATTACATAAAGTTAAAGAGACTGCACTAAATATATGTTAAATCTCACTTATATTCTCCTTTAAAGGCCTCAGTGAGTTCAGGAAACCCTGTTGCTCACTTGTTTTATGATTTCACACTGAATGACCTGTTCAGGTGGACgctgtttggttgttgttttttttatcaccctTTGTGCTCTACTTGGAAACTGCTGGATCAGCACCAGCAGAAGCCAGAACGGATCTGTGTGCGATAAAGCTTCCAGCAGTTCAAACATCTGCTGAGCTCAGCAGCTCTGTTACTGATTTGCAGCACCTCCTGTTTACCCGGCCCGCTGTGTGCACCTTCTACTGTGTGCATATCATATCAtctgatattttttattattccgTTTTGGCAGATTATCATATTGCACATGCATAATATAATCTACCATATCCTGCAACAGGATATTAGATTATTATGGTTTCTTATCAAACATGTCTGCAGGCTGTGTTTACGATGGCTTTTTCTACTATagttctttttctctttgacGTCAATACACAACTTTGACTTGTTTGGTTATCGCATTAGCTGTTGATGCAAACTCATGATATACTGGTGAGAATCCCTCACTCTTTATGTCCAGGTCCTTGTAATGAAGCTCTTACACCACTAGGTGGCCCCCACACTCCCACGCTGCACTCATGAATTTTAAAGTAAAGACATTTTGTTTCTATCATATTTTTGCTCAAATGTTTCATGATCCTTCCACATTTTACGATGCATTCACACAAATATGCGAATTTCAGgattgtgcagcagcagcagcctcttgTGGGTGTTTTGtatttctgatttatttgtatCTGAATAAATGTGACTACAAATTGGAActactttatatttatcatttattgatttataaatTGGTTATACATAATCAAAGGGTGAAGTAAAGtcactaataaaataaaatttgtgtCACTTTCTGATAAACCATCAAGTCTGCAGTTATAAATGTTAATAGATCATAACTAAAAAAGGTCAACCACACTGTACAGAACACACAATCTAtactgtttctgttgtgtggacAGTGGATATTGTGAATGGCTCAGACAGTATTTTTCCGCCACAGGCCGCCACCTGAGAACAAAGGCAGCTCACAGACCGTGGGTCCTCGTTGGGGAATTCTCCTGAATCATCAGTtggctttttttctttgccaccTTTTTTTCCAGGCTTTACCGTCACAAACCAGATGTGAGCACCCGACACACAACAGCAATTGTTTACCAGTTACATGGTGCAAAATAAACTGGCCACTTTCCCAGCAAATATGCATATCCCGAGAAGATGGATGCACATTTTTTTACAAGtcaataaaatatcaacaaaaatgctccccagaggatgaacccatTAGGTGCCACTGTCACAAGATTCAAATATCTAGGAAGTTTTATTCCTCCTTACTTCATAACGATTTGTTTTGTAATATCACGAAACAAACTCACACCCATTCTGCTGCAGTGTGCGCTTTTATTTGCAGGTGAGGACGAGTGGAAGAGGATGAGTACGGAGTAAGGTGCGGCGTCTAAAAGTCCACAACACGTCTAATGGAGCccagagatggatggagggcCCCCCACTCTGCATGTCGCCTGTACTCGCCCTTCTCCAGCAGGTACTGGCGCCCCCTGTAGTTCGGATGCTCGTAGAAGACCCAGACGCCGTCCTGGACTTGCGCCGAGTGGACGTCCCGGTAGCGCCAGCGGTCCATCAGGTTGGGCAGGTCTTCGCTGAACTCTATCATCTGGCCGCTGAAGTCCGGGCGTTCATAGATGCGGATCCTGTGCCTGCTGGAAGGCTGGAGCATAAAACGAGAAAAATCAGC from Hippoglossus stenolepis isolate QCI-W04-F060 chromosome 24, HSTE1.2, whole genome shotgun sequence encodes the following:
- the LOC118103567 gene encoding ETS translocation variant 5 isoform X1 produces the protein MDGFYDQQVPFVGPESKEAETCLSDRKRKFVDTELAQDTEELFQDLSQLQEIWIAEAQVPDDEQFVPDFQSNNLMFHAPALSKVKREPSPSKDPSPCRTPQADMCLYSYSACDNKPALTPASTPALQRGPPHPTGPPPLQRQLQPSTPQLTGTCLPSHVSAMSPSHHHGLPPQTSQNQQFALPRPPTSCPSAAAFSSEQRFQRQLSEPCLPFLPPDKTTQRPYPTSSRDGRPLYQRHLSEPLVAQGPRAFKQELVDPRYTEQGPPNPGRAQPQTTFNHVTIKQEPRDFGFDAEVQTCQSSSYGKSSVLYQNNNIGFGNDREPHLYYDDTCVVPERLEGKAKQEGLPYQRRGSLQLWQFLLTLLDNPAHGHLIVWTGRNMEFKLIDPEEVARLWGIQKNRPAMNYDKLSRSLRYYYEKGIMQKVAGERYVYKFVCNSEALFSMAFPDNQRPSLKADPDAIPPPSEEEGLPLPSFEEEGPYLADGGEQGARGLAFPEGYLY
- the LOC118103567 gene encoding ETS translocation variant 5 isoform X2; protein product: MDGFYDQQVPFVGPESEAETCLSDRKRKFVDTELAQDTEELFQDLSQLQEIWIAEAQVPDDEQFVPDFQSNNLMFHAPALSKVKREPSPSKDPSPCRTPQADMCLYSYSACDNKPALTPASTPALQRGPPHPTGPPPLQRQLQPSTPQLTGTCLPSHVSAMSPSHHHGLPPQTSQNQQFALPRPPTSCPSAAAFSSEQRFQRQLSEPCLPFLPPDKTTQRPYPTSSRDGRPLYQRHLSEPLVAQGPRAFKQELVDPRYTEQGPPNPGRAQPQTTFNHVTIKQEPRDFGFDAEVQTCQSSSYGKSSVLYQNNNIGFGNDREPHLYYDDTCVVPERLEGKAKQEGLPYQRRGSLQLWQFLLTLLDNPAHGHLIVWTGRNMEFKLIDPEEVARLWGIQKNRPAMNYDKLSRSLRYYYEKGIMQKVAGERYVYKFVCNSEALFSMAFPDNQRPSLKADPDAIPPPSEEEGLPLPSFEEEGPYLADGGEQGARGLAFPEGYLY
- the LOC118103673 gene encoding gamma-crystallin M2 translates to MERTGKLQIFFYEDKNFQGRYYECSSDCAELSSHLSRCNSIRVEGGAWVIYERPQFMGYQYVLMRGEYPSYQSWNGFNDTIHSCRLIRFPSSRHRIRIYERPDFSGQMIEFSEDLPNLMDRWRYRDVHSAQVQDGVWVFYEHPNYRGRQYLLEKGEYRRHAEWGALHPSLGSIRRVVDF